One stretch of Nycticebus coucang isolate mNycCou1 chromosome 7, mNycCou1.pri, whole genome shotgun sequence DNA includes these proteins:
- the LOC128590601 gene encoding gamma-crystallin F, protein MGKITFYEDRGFQGRHYECSSDHPNLQTYLSRCNSVRVDSGCWMLYEQPNYAGSQYFVRRGDYPDYQQWMGLSDSVRSCRLIPHASSHRVRIYEREDHRGQMVEITEDCSSLHDRFHLSEIHSFNVLEGCWVLYELPNYRGRQYLLRPGDYRRHHDWGAVDARVGSLRRAVDFY, encoded by the exons ATGGGGAAG ATCACCTTCTACGAGGACCGGGGCTTCCAGGGCCGCCACTACGAATGCAGCAGCGACCACCCCAACCTGCAAACCTACTTGAGCCGCTGCAACTCGGTGCGCGTGGACAGCGGCTGCTGGATGCTCTATGAGCAGCCCAACTACGCGGGCAGCCAGTACTTCGTGCGGCGCGGCGACTACCCGGACTACCAGCAGTGGATGGGCCTCAGCGACTCGGTCCGCTCCTGCCGCCTCATCCCCCAC GCCAGCTCCCACAGGGTCAGGATCTACGAGCGAGAGGACCACAGGGGCCAGATGGTGGAGATCACCGAGGACTGCTCCTCTCTTCACGACCGCTTCCACCTCAGCGAGATCCACTCCTTCAACGTGCTGGAGGGCTGCTGGGTCCTCTATGAGCTGCCCAACTACCGCGGGCGGCAGTACCTGCTGAGGCCGGGGGACTACAGGCGGCACCACGACTGGGGGGCCGTGGATGCCAGAGTGGGTTCTCTGAGGAGAGCTGTGGATTTCTATTGA
- the LOC128589767 gene encoding gamma-crystallin D encodes MGHFPLPCSFQSIKLFSSRPQTSCYIDPLRRRPHTLHSAQPAMGKITFYEDRGFQGRHYECSSDHPNLQTYLSRCNSVRVDSGCWMLYEQPNYAGSQYFVRRGDYPDYQQWMGLSDSVRSCRLIPHAGPHRIRLYEREDYRGQMIEFTEDCSSLQDRFHSNEIHSLNVLEGSWVLYELPNYRGRQYLLRPGEYRRYQDWGAMNARVGSLKRVLDFY; translated from the exons ATGGGTCATTTTCCACTCCCGTGCTCTTTCCAGTCCATCAAACTGTTCTCTTCCAGGCCA CAGACCTCCTGCTATATAGACCCGCTGCGCCGCCGGCCCCACACGCTCCACTCCGCGCAGCCAGCCATGGGGAAG ATCACCTTCTACGAGGACCGGGGCTTCCAGGGCCGCCACTACGAATGCAGCAGCGACCACCCCAACCTGCAAACCTACTTGAGCCGCTGCAACTCGGTGCGCGTGGACAGCGGCTGCTGGATGCTCTATGAGCAGCCCAACTACGCGGGCAGCCAGTACTTCGTGCGGCGCGGCGACTACCCGGACTACCAGCAGTGGATGGGCCTCAGCGACTCGGTCCGCTCCTGCCGCCTCATCCCCCAC GCTGGCCCTCACAGGATCAGACTCTACGAGAGGGAGGATTACAGAGGCCAGATGATAGAGTTCACAGAGGACTGCTCGTCTCTCCAGGACCGCTTCCACTCCAATGAGATCCACTCCCTCAACGTGCTGGAGGGCTCCTGGGTCCTCTATGAGCTGCCCAACTACCGCGGGCGGCAGTACCTGCTGAGGCCCGGGGAATACCGGCGGTACCAGGACTGGGGGGCTATGAATGCCAGAGTGGGCTCTCTGAAAAGAGTCCTAGATTTCTATTGA